Proteins encoded in a region of the Anopheles ziemanni chromosome 2, idAnoZiCoDA_A2_x.2, whole genome shotgun sequence genome:
- the LOC131289955 gene encoding pyruvate dehydrogenase [acetyl-transferring]-phosphatase 1, mitochondrial, which produces MSTLSLKFLAFRNHLLTAVYSRNYHRAAALHRPSGPPKLSPYDVNCILRTNEHTQEFFTGSVKSYDSNQLASNSPIEDSRSEGSCVHTSGLLLGIFDGHGGPACSQVISKRLMRYIAASLVPPDDLRQHILNGAQSFSFLSCHNDKLEFVSEIKELYEKSFHQFATELTNTTLAGFQMHQTLENAFIRLDQDLSREAIEMPSLRTMSVAMSGAVALVAHIDGPHLHVASVGDCSAVLGTVTDTGQWVAKKLTNEHNSDNVGEVRRLLSEHPATERDTVIRGERLLGQLAPLRAMGDFRYKWSREQLEQLVVPQFGEQVIAPYYHTPPYLSACPEITHHILTPRDKFLIIASDGLWDTMSAMQTVHLVGEHMYGKAFLQPLTLPKNDVTLGEISQMLSTRKAGLQKKPLDRNASTHLIRNALGGTEYGVEHSKLSHMLSLPQDIVRLFRDDITITVVYFDSEYLRNCPT; this is translated from the exons ATGTCGACTCTGTCGCTCAAATTCCTCGCTTTCCGGAACCATCTGCTCACGGCAGTCTACAGCCGAAACTACCACCGTGCTGCCGCCCTGCACCGTCCGTCGGGGCCACCGAAACTCTCGCCATACGAT GTAAACTGTATACTTCGAACAAACGAGCACACACAGGAATTTTTTACCGGCTCCGTCAAGAGCTACGACTCTAACCAGCTTGCGTCCAATTCGCCGATAGAAGATTCGCGTAGCGAGGGAAGCTGTGTCCACACATCAGGCCTACTGCTGGGCATATTCGATGGCCACGGTGGACCGGCCTGTTCGCAGGTTATTAGCAAGCGGCTTATGCGCTACATTGCTGCCTCGCTAGTTCCTCCGGATGATTTGCGGCAGCATATACTGAACGGGGCGcagagtttttccttcctgagCTGCCATAACGACAAG CTGGAGTTCGTAAGCGAGATCAAGGAACTGTACGAGAAAAGTTTCCATCAGTTTGCGACCGAACTGACGAACACAACGCTCGCCGGCTTTCAGATGCATCAGACGCTCGAGAATGCGTTCATCCGGCTGGATCAGGATCTTTCCCGAGAAGCAATCGAAATGCCCAGCTTACGCACGATGTCGGTGGCTATGAGTGGAGCGGTAGCCCTCGTTGCACACATCGACGGACCACACCTGCACGTCGCCTCGGTCGGAGATTGTTCCGCGGTACTTGGAACCGTCACCGACACAGGGCAGTGGGTGGCCAAGAAGCTCACGAACGAACACAACTCAGACAACGTGGGTGAGGTGAGGCGTTTGCTAAGCGAACATCCAGCCACCGAGCGGGACACGGTCATTCGCGGTGAACGGCTACTGGGTCAGCTGGCTCCACTACGAGCGATGGGTGACTTTCGGTACAAATGGTCACGGGAGCAGCTGGAACAGCTCGTGGTGCCACAGTTCGGTGAACAGGTCATCGCGCCGTACTACCACACCCCGCCGTACCTGAGCGCTTGTCCAGAAATAACGCACCACATTCTCACTCCGCGCGATAAGTTCCTTATCATAGCCAGCGATGGGTTGTGGGATACGATGAGCGCCATGCAGACGGTGCACCTTGTCGGAGAGCACATGTACGGTAAAGCTTTTCTGCAACCACTGACGCTGCCGAAAAACGACGTTACGCTTGGGGAGATCAGTCAGATGCTCAGCACACGGAAGGCAGGCCTTCAGAAGAAACCGCTCGATCGCAATGCGTCAACGCATCTCATCAGAAACGCACTCGGTGGCACCGAGTACGGCGTGGAGCACTCGAAACTGTCGCACATGCTATCGCTACCACAGGATATCGTACGACTGTTCCGCGATGATATCACTATAACGGTCGTTTATTTCGACTCGGAATATCTCAGGAATTGCCCTACCTAA
- the LOC131293497 gene encoding uncharacterized protein LOC131293497 translates to MQRLQNRLAPRLPRNHQWTVATCGLVVLVVLVQSTFGADLKERARAALLLEKSTGPANCQVQQPQPCPPSKFRSASGECNNFNHRYWGARGDAFIRLLQPDYADQRLKPRTAVGSHALPSPDVVVSQLQHSVDERAIHPHVTAMLPAWGQLLAYDLVQILSPNSPYQCCHNRSQAADEQDDLAQCYVRLGEGCREYKRSIPSHDPSNCEFHYRDQMNAASGFLDGSGLYGTTEKEIHALRTFLNGKVDIGACLRCNEPGAIGALHTVLLKEHNRIADLLAKQNEEWSDTTLFYESRRIVMAQIQHITYSEFLPIVLGSQITNNADFRLETGGHYSGYSSSNRAGMFAEVAVGAIPAFLTMLPPDMYNESMSSEILLSSPAMQQTFIPEHTSFNDEWTPISLAIQRGRDHGVPAYHKAINLCEARFGKPFGVKLSFDDMQYFGLSPSKREVLQKMYQDPEDIDLLIGGLMETPALGTVFGPTLTCLMAIQFANMRSSDRFWYENDLPPSSLTLPQLQAIRRVTLSGLLCETKDVQRAQPKAFIREDPYLNARLNCEQLAGLDVSAWRSEQDETVEEYMQDEQPTPPEFEELNMDVISQAINKAKTKLNERKQQEYETWIRQGGIDAKSPDGTAASFSKANRNALIIANTSLFYELATNEIVSSLHTLRRRKRQVFDNNLGGFTSDDFSNALQSVDVNQFITGSISPINLEPQCENLEAPCDTTTPFRTLTAHCNNLRNPELGQSLTTFARLLPPVYDDGISQPRTLSVTGTPLPNPRAVSALIHPDISNLHTRYSLMVMQYAQFLDHDLTMTPIHKGFHESIPSCRSCDSPRTVHPECNPFPVPARDHYYPEVNVTSGERLCFPFMRSLPGQQTLGPREQINQNTAFLDASQIYGENGCIAKKLRGFSGRLNSTIHPIQGKELLPLSPVHPECKSPSGYCFIAGDGRASEQPGLTAIHTVFMREHNRIVEGLRGVNPHWNGDQLYEQARRILIAQNQHITYNEFLPRILSWNAVNLYGLKLLPQGYYKDYNPTCNPSIVTEFAAAAFRIGHSLLRPHIPRLSVQHQPIDPPLLLRDGFFRTDPFLQPGLVDEISRGLVATPMETLDQFITGEVTNHLFEDRRIPFSGFDLIALNVQRGRDHGIPSYNNYRALCNLKRAQTWEDLSREIPPEVIARLRRIYASVDDIDIFPGGMSERPLQGGLVGPTFACIIAIQFRQLRKCDRFWYENEDPAVKFTEAQLAELRKTTLAKIVCENLDITGDMQRAAFDLPSNFLNPRVPCSSMPQIDLSAWRENIVQGCQIGGKNVNVGESAFPSPCTSCICTNEGPQCASLRITDCAQLAREWPRDVILRDDVCSAQCGLVLQNGSPQGRNIPISLRPPPQRIARSRIVQQQSGPFSFQGFQFPDLSQFIA, encoded by the exons ATGCAACGATTGCAAAATCGGTTGGCACCACGATT GCCACGAAATCACCAATGGACTGTGGCAACATGTGGTTTGGTTGTGCTGGTGGTGCTCGTACAATCTACCTTCGGCGCGGATCTAAAGGAACGAGCACGTGCCGCACTGCTGCTTGAAAAGTCTACCGGACCCGCCAACTGTCAAGTGCAGCAGCCACAGCCATGCCCACCGAGCAAGTTCCGCTCGGCGTCGGGCGAGTGTAACAACTTCAACCACCGCTACTGGGGTGCCCGAGGTGATGCCTTCATCCGGTTACTGCAGCCGGACTACGCCGACCAGCGGCTGAAGCCACGTACGGCGGTCGGTTCGCACGCTCTACCTTCGCCCGACGTTGTTGTGAGCCAGCTGCAGCATTCTGTCGACGAGAGGGCCATCCATCCGCACGTCACGGCGATGCTGCCCGCTTGGGGCCAACTGTTGGCGTACGATTTGGTGCAGATCCTTTCGCCCAACTCGCCCTACCAGTGCTGCCACAACCGTTCGCAGGCCGCCGACGAGCAGGACGATCTGGCCCAGTGTTACGTGCGTCTCGGTGAGGGTTGCCGGGAGTACAAACGCTCGATCCCGTCGCACGATCCTAGCAACTGCGAGTTTCACTACCGCGACCAGATGAACGCCGCCTCTGGCTTCCTCGACGGATCGGGTCTGTACGGTACGACGGAGAAGGAAATCCACGCGCTGCGAACGTTCCTCAACGGAAAGGTGGACATTGGTGCGTGCTTGCGATGCAATGAACCGGGAGCGATCGGAGCGCTGCATACGGTGCTGCTGAAGGAACACAACCGCATTGCCGATCTGCTCGCCAAGCAGAACGAGGAATGGAGTGACACTACGCTGTTCTACGAATCGCGCCGCATCGTGATGGCACAGATTCAGCACATCACCTACAGCGAGTTCCTACCGATCGTACTCGGCAGCCAGATTACGAACAATGCCGACTTCCGGTTGGAAACCGGTGGACACTACAGTGGCTACTCCAGCTCGAACCGTGCCGGTATGTTCGCGGAGGTTGCCGTTGGAGCGATCCCAGCCTTCCTGACGATGCTTCCCCCCGATATGTACAACGAGTCGATGTCGTCCGAAATTCTCCTATCGTCGCCCGCCATGCAGCAGACGTTCATTCCAGAACACACGAGCTTCAACGACGAGTGGACTCCGATCTCGCTCGCCATCCAGCGTGGACGTGATCACGGTGTCCCGGCGTACCATAAGGCGATCAATCTGTGCGAGGCACGCTTCGGAAAGCCTTTCGGTGTTAAGCTGAGCTTCGACGACATGCAGTACTTTGGGTTGAGCCCCAGCAAGCGTGaggttttgcagaaaatgtatCA AGATCCAGAAGATATCGATCTGCTGATTGGAGGGCTCATGGAAACACCGGCCCTGGGTACGGTGTTTGGCCCGACACTGACCTGCCTCATGGCGATCCAGTTTGCGAACATGCGCAGCAGCGATCGTTTCTGGTACGAAAACGATCTGCCACCATCGTCCCTGACGCTGCCCCAGCTGCAAGCCATCCGTCGCGTTACCCTGTCCGGGTTGCTGTGCGAAACCAAGGACGTCCAACGTGCCCAACCGAAGGCGTTCATACGTGAAGATCCGTACCTAAACGCACGGCTGAACTGCGAGCAGCTCGCCGGCTTGGATGTGTCCGCCTGGCGCTCGGAACAGGATGAGACGGTCGAGGAGTATATGCAGGACGAACAGCCAACGCCGCCAGAGTTCGAGGAACTCAACATGGACGTGATTTCGCAGGCCATCAACAAGGCAAAGACGAAGCTGAACGAGCGCAAACAGCAGGAGTACGAAACGTGGATTAGGC AGGGAGGTATCGATGCTAAGTCACCGGATGGAACGGCCGCTTCGTTCAGTAAAGCCAACCGAAACGCACTGATCATTGCCAACACGTCGTTGTTCTACGAACTGGCTACGAATGAGATTGTCAGCTCATTGCACAC ATTGAGACGTCGCAAACGCCAGGTCTTTGATAACAATCTGGGTGGGTTCACAAGTGACGACTTCAGCAATGCCCTGCAAAGCGTAGACGTTAACCAGTTCATCACGGGATCGATTTCGCCGATCAATCTGGAGCCGCAGTGCGAAAATCTGGAAGCACCCTGTGACACAACGACCCCATTCCGTACGCTGACCGCGCACTGCAACAATCTGCGTAATCCGGAGCTCGGCCAATCGCTTACAACGTTCGCCCGGTTGTTGCCACCGGTCTACGACGATGGTATTTCGCAGCCCCGAACACTGTCCGTCACTGGAACACCGCTGCCGAACCCACGGGCCGTTTCCGCGCTTATCCATCCGGACATTTCCAACCTGCACACGCGCTACTCCCTCATGGTGATGCAGTACGCACAGTTCCTCGATCACGATCTCACGATGACACCGATCCACAAGGGTTTCCACGAGTCGATCCCAAGCTGCCGTTCGTGCGATTCGCCCCGCACGGTTCATCCGGAGTGCAACCCGTTCCCAGTGCCAGCACGTGATCACTACTACCCGGAGGTGAACGTAACGAGCGGCGAACGGTTGTGCTTTCCGTTCATGCGATCCCTTCCCGGCCAGCAGACGCTTGGACCACGCGAACAGATCAACCAGAATACGGCTTTCCTCGATGCGTCGCAGATTTACGGCGAGAATGGGTGCATCGCGAAGAAGCTGCGCGGTTTCTCGGGCCGCCTGAACTCCACCATTCACCCGATTCAGGGCAAGGAATTGTTGCCTTTGTCACCGGTGCACCCGGAGTGCAAGTCGCCCAGCGGATACTGCTTCATTGCCGGAGATGGACGTGCCTCGGAACAGCCAGGACTGACCGCCATCCATACGGTTTTCATGCGTGAACACAACCGTATCGTCGAGGGATTGCGTGGCGTAAATCCGCACTGGAACGGCGATCAGCTGTACGAGCAAGCTCGCCGTATTTTGATAGCCCAGAATCAGCACATCACGTACAATGAGTTCCTGCCTCGCATTCTCAGCTGGAACGCGGTCAATCTATACGGGCTGAAGCTGCTTCCGCAAGGTTACTACAAGGACTACAACCCAACCTGCAATCCGTCGATCGTGACTGAGTTTGCTGCGGCAGCGTTCCGCATTGGTCACTCGCTACTGCGTCCACACATTCCCCGGCTCAGCGTACAGCATCAACCGATCGATCCACCACTGCTGCTGCGCGATGGTTTCTTCCGTACCGATCCCTTCCTTCAACCAGGGCTGGTCGATGAAATCTCACGTGGACTCGTCGCGACACCGATGGAAACGCTCGATCAGTTTATCACCGGCGAGGTGACGAATCATTTGTTCGAGGACCGACGCATTCCGTTCTCTGGATTCGATCTGATCGCACTGAACGTTCAGCGTGGCCGCGACCACGGTATCCCCTCGTACAACAACTACCGGGCGCTGTGCAATCTGAAGCGTGCCCAAACCTGGGAAGATCTCAGCCGTGAAATCCCACCGGAGGTGATCGCTCGGCTACGTCGCATTTACGCCAGCGTGGACGATATCGATATCTTCCCGGGCGGTATGTCCGAACGGCCCCTGCAGGGTGGACTGGTTGGACCGACCTTTGCCTGTATCATTGCCATCCAGTTCCGACAGCTGCGCAAATGCGATCGTTTCTG gtATGAAAATGAAGACCCCGCGGTTAAGTTTACAGAGGCGCAGCTGGCTGAACTTCGCAAAACGACACTGGCCAAGATTGTTTGCGAAAATCTCGACATCACCGGCGACATGCAGCGAGCGGCCTTTGATCTTCCTAGCAACTTCCT CAACCCACGAGTGCCGTGCAGTTCTATGCCACAAATTGATCTCAGCGCATGGAGAGAAAATATCGTCCAAGGATGCCAGATTGGCGGCAAGAATGTGAACGTCGGAGAGTCGGCCTTCCCTTCGCCATGCACCAGTTGCATCTGTACCAACGAAGGG CCCCAATGTGCCTCGTTGCGCATTACAGACTGTGCACAGTTGGCCCGCGAATGGCCACGCGATGTGATCCTCCGTGACGATGTTTGCAGCGCGCAGTGTGGACTGGTGCTACAGAATGGCTCTCCTCAGGGTCGTAACATTCCAATCAGCTTACGACCACCTCCTCAGCGTATCGCACGTTCTCGCATCGTCCAGCAGCAGTCGGGACCGTTCAGCTTCCAGGGCTTCCAGTTCCCCGATCTGTCGCAGTTCATTGCCTAG
- the LOC131294887 gene encoding vacuolar protein sorting-associated protein 54 gives MAKSTSGSFDLKEPPPWQSCQYCISPTSTKTDRPDPQHHQPQQLQQDQHQFHKQALFTFKNSTEFVRHLRQQHCTVEGGSYVCRYGYNGVCSSLPLDGVSDRDYDMHVTRCHVNAQQKDPPVKWSVYSAAQNLPAVLNDPSRGKQTNFFTKKWGDSFVENASIGSSTRLADIRWEQFDAYLKRIGKRYRVHMRIANVPTADATSQQALVSDRLPNGATASLKDIPEVFLKQNLELHQPGTFGAVFAGIGTEGGEQTKHSSRQLQEQLSHYLDIVEVLIAKQVSDKSSAFFHAMTSQDAIMEQMAQALANVQQLRGKIRQIDDTMVKESLQVVRAERIRANNNRVLEKLKLMSTVHQTQPMIQLLLSTQDYVAALDLISTTQEILGQELTGVHCFRHLPSQLSEMELLIDKMLKTDFERYSTADLNRPFATVDGEEKMLEEDKLICIISGLLRKRSLDFIDTYRDEAITTVRAIVKQLVIEVIATGDAEVCLTGAGEEAQSLSLSEWITLLEGATGTLLKLLNRIRAVHDVMHQTADASAGRLTDDVSFIDTEAFLSAADYVVVQNKLANLLQSVCNYCHDRCANLVSNQSLEKSAASAEQIAQLAEIVERFADGCEAVCGVQSVPLKLALRAQGNRFAQKFHAERKSKLALLLDSERWKQAEVPAEFQTMVNSIARGDFHWSKTVPEDQLHHQQQTNGHPLTTRPPPASVLVVEGEPFALVGAALLLVQIVGEYCRCATQLPVIAPQLARSVVDLLRTFNSRCCQLVLGAGALHVAGLKTITSSNLALVSRALQLVLWLLPHVKRHFQSLDGGQIQHHHHHHQYSLPPATSSQPQPLTNGSSTSAPTSGATLAGFGGYETVEKDFASHIKEIEIKVLSIVCDLVTGQLNNWDARPPVPSQPFRNISRQFVKLHEAIAPILPEKQVHAIYRTVQKNFKDKLREQLLKNNITNNGGPQHGVVVSELTFYMETLRTLKALPVPELHDDTLDDIWLK, from the exons ATGGCAAAGTCTACCTCGGGAAGTTTCGATCTGAAAGAACCACCGCCTTGGCAAAGCTGTCAATATTGCATTTCTCCCACGTCGACCAAAACCGATCGACCGGATCCACAACATCACCAGCCCCAGCAGTTGCAGCAAGATCAGCACCAATTTCATAAGCAGGCATTGTTTACTTTCAAAAATTCGACTGAGTTCGTAAG ACACCTTCGCCAGCAGCACTGCACCGTGGAAGGTGGCTCGTACGTGTGTCGCTATGGTTACAACGGCGTCTGCTCGTCGTTACCGTTGGACGGCGTTAGCGATCGCGACTACGACATGCACGTAACCCGGTGCCACGTGAACGCGCAGCAGAAGGACCCGCCGGTCAAGTGGTCGGTGTATTCCGCCGCCCAGAACCTGCCGGCCGTACTGAACGATCCCAGTCGGGGCAAGCAGACGAACTTTTTCACCAAAAAGTGGGGCGACTCGTTCGTGGAGAATGCCTCGATCGGTTCATCGACACGGCTGGCCGACATCCGGTGGGAGCAGTTTGATGCCTACCTGAAGCGCATTGGCAAACGCTACCGGGTGCATATGCGCATCGCGAATGTCCCGACAGCGGATGCCACTAGTCAGCAGGCACTCGTCAGCGATCGCCTTCCAAACGGGGCGACGGCTAGCCTGAAAGACATCCCGGAGGTGTTCCTGAAGCAAAACCTCGAGCTACATCAGCCGGGCACGTTTGGGGCGGTGTTTGCCGGCATCGGCACGGAGGGCGGCGAGCAGACCAAGCACTCCAGCCGCCAGCTGCAGGAACAGCTTAGCCACTACCTCGACATCGTGGAGGTGCTGATAGCGAAGCAGGTTTCGGACAAATCGTCAGCCTTCTTTCACGCGATGACCTCGCAGGACGCGATCATGGAGCAGATGGCGCAGGCGCTCGCGAACGTGCAGCAGCTGAGGGGGAAGATTCGGCAGATCGATGACACGATGGTGAAGGAATCGTTGCAGGTGGTCCGGGCCGAGCGGATTCGGGCAAACAACAACCGCGTGCTGGAGAAGCTAAAGCTCATGTCGACGGTACATCAGACGCAACCGATGATCCAGTTGCTTCTGAGCACCCAGGACTACGTGGCGGCTCTCGATTTGATTAGCACGACGCAGGAAATCCTCGGACAGGAGCTAACGGGCGTCCACTGCTTTCGTCATCTACCCTCGCAGCTGTCCGAAATGGAGCTGCTGATCGATAAGATGCTCAAGACAGACTTTGAACGCTACTCGACGGCCGACCTTAATCGACCCTTTGCGACCGTTGACGGTGAAGAGAAAATGTTGGAGGAGGACAAACTTATCTGCATCATATCGGGGCTGCTGCGGAAACGTAGTCTCGACTTTATCGATACGTACCGAGACGAGGCGATCACGACGGTGCGAGCGATCGTGAAGCAACTCGTGATCGAGGTGATCGCCACGGGCGATGCGGAAGTTTGTCTCACCGGTGCGGGCGAGGAAGCGCAAAGCCTCTCGCTGTCCGAGTGGATCACGCTGCTGGAGGGTGCGACGGGCACGCTGTTAAAGCTGCTCAACCGCATCCGAGCCGTGCACGATGTGATGCACCAGACGGCGGACGCAAGCGCTGGAAGGCTGACGGATGACGTCAGTTTCATCGACACGGAAGCGTTCCTTTCAGCCGCGGATTACGTCGTGGTGCAGAACAAGCTGGCCAATTTGCTCCAGAGCGTTTGCAACTACTGCCACGATCGGTGCGCCAATCTAGTATCGAATCAGAGCCTCGAGAAAAGTGCGGCCAGTGCGGAGCAGATTGCGCAGCTGGCGGAAATCGTCGAACGGTTTGCCGATGGGTGCGAAGCGGTCTGTGGGGTCCAGAGTGTCCCGCTGAAGTTGGCCCTCCGGGCGCAGGGTAATCGGTTTGCGCAAAAGTTTCACGCGGAACGAAAATCCAAGCTCGCCCTCCTGCTCGACAGCGAGCGCTGGAAGCAGGCGGAAGTTCCAGCAGAGTTTCAAACGATGGTCAACAGTATTGCGAGGGGCGACTTTCATTGGAGTAAAACGGTTCCGGAAGATCAGctgcaccaccagcagcaaacGAATGGTCACCCGTTGACGACACGACCTCCGCCGGCATCTGTACTGGTGGTCGAGGGAGAACCGTTCGCCCTCGTTGGGGCTGCCTTGCTTTTGGTGCAGATCGTTGGCGAGTACTGCCGGTGTGCGACGCAGCTACCCGTGATCGCACCGCAGCTCGCCCGCAGTGTGGTCGATCTATTGCGCACGTTCAATTCTCGCTGCTGCCAGTTGGTTCTCGGTGCGGGCGCACTACATGTGGCCGGCCTGAAaaccatcaccagcagcaacctAGCGTTAGTGTCCCGCGCACTTCAACTAGTCTTATGGCTGCTGCCACACGTGAAACGACACTTCCAGTCGCTGGATGGCGGCCAaatccaacaccaccaccatcaccaccagtaTTCGCTACCTCCCGCAACGTCATCCCAACCTCAACCCCTTACGAACGGAAGCTCCACAAGCGCACCGACATCCGGTGCAACCCTTGCCGGGTTCGGTGGGTACGAGACGGTCGAGAAGGATTTCGCCAGCCACATCAAGGAAATCGAAATTAAGGTCCTCTCGATCGTGTGCGATCTCGTGACCGGGCAGCTCAACAACTGGGACGCCCGGCCGCCCGTTCCCTCGCAACCGTTTCGCAACATTAGCCGCCAGTTCGTGAAGCTGCACGAAGCGATCGCACCGATCCTACCGGAGAAGCAGGTGCACGCCATCTACCGAACGGTGCAGAAGAACTTCAAGGACAAGCTGCGGGAGCAACTGCTGAAGAACAACATCACCAACAACGGCGGCCCGCAGCACGGTGTCGTCGTGTCCGAGCTGACTTTCTACATGGAAACGTTGCGTACGCTCAAGGCACTGCCGGTGCCGGAACTGCACGACGACACGTTGGACGATATTTGGCTTAAGTAA
- the LOC131293498 gene encoding uncharacterized protein LOC131293498, protein MIGLVLFVAFLSCECMGHQLNDTYGGLPSYYQSSISPDGTWNSSLQSSMYYNTSSNASNTSLATVDPDSDSLSSRMTVGMIGGIKFIIYIFRLVGEFLRKFGAEMRVAKCLLMYSFTFQPLSSKVNSGSIISLLTDYFGDEDARDVYGFLSRNVFAHLGLKTD, encoded by the exons ATGATTGGATTGGTATTGTTTGTGGCCTTCCTATCCTGCGAGTGTATGGGACACCAGTTGAATGATACCTACGGAGGCTTACCAAGCTACTATCAGTCCTCAATATCACCAGATGGTACATGGAACAGTTCGTTACAAAGTTCGATGTACTACAATACGTCATCGAACGCTTCAAATACATCGCTTGCCACCGTCGATCCCGACAGCGATTCTCTTTCCTCGCGCAT GACGGTCGGAATGATTGGAGGCATCAAATTTATCATCTATATTTTCCGTCTCGTTGGTGAATTTCTGCGAAAGTTCGGTGCCGAGATGCGTGTCGCCAAGTGTCTGCTAATGTACTCGTTCACCTTCCAACCGTTGAGCTCGAAGGTGAACAGCGGGTCGATCATCAGCTTGTTGACCGATTACTTCGGGGACGAGGATGCGCGCGACGTGTACGGGTTCCTTTCGCGCAACGTGTTCGCTCATTTGGGCTTGAAGACGGATTAA
- the LOC131282369 gene encoding DNA polymerase delta subunit 3, which yields MDADLLKTCHREIEHIVFDAKEKVTARRISNNWDVGVPQAVDVLQKWIDEQKDKAKLSLEYVVRGVDKNGNAFMTLVKEDKLQNVCKLYPKSVKMLYSAEVASEIRPMNVSVDSEFSIKNLRLEPQKRQIDHRSAAPVQSESLPVKQEKKPEKKNLFATVSKPSSKPVVKEEKPSLPPTPATVKTEPLTQPATTKISPKKQSPKKDTKKVVNGKGSISSFFSSKPGQTAASSQAASTSTIIKQEAESPTSASSQSTTSHKQTKPAKTSEPIKEQEKTRKRTITDDDDEARSDEDKDVIPSTPQEEKREGKKRAGKPLLKRKKTANPSKKSRIMEICDSSSDDEMNGRDAAEEKRKERLVEFDEEMAEPEVEEKQKRPSPEKPVENDSNSANRTRGKVKKMVTKTFTDDDGYLITVKEWEMVSEDESQENGTDKETGVATTATGPAAKSNKTPSLGSQTKAPSGEKKATPPTPKTKQGSIMSFFAKK from the exons ATGGATGCGGACCTTCTGAAAACATGCCATCGCGAAATAGAACACATTGTATTcgatgcaaaagaaaag GTGACCGCGCGAAGGATCAGCAACAATTGGGACGTTGGTGTGCCGCAAGCTGTTGATGTATTGCAGAAATGGATTGACGAACAGAAGGATAAAGCCAAGCTTTCTCTGGAGTATGTTGTTCGGGGTGTCGATAAGAATGGAAACGCTTTCATGACC TTGGTGAAGGAAGACAAGTTACAGAATGTGTGTAAACTTTACCCCAAAAGCGTAAAGATGCTTTACTCGGCCGAGGTTGCCTCCGAAATAAGGCCAATGAACGTGTCGGTGGACAGTGAGTTCAGCATCAAGAATCTTCGTTTGGAACCACAGAAACGACAAATCGATCACCGCTCAGCCGCTCCAGTTCAAAGTGAATCGTTGCCAGTGAAACAGGAGAAGAAaccggagaagaaaaatctGTTCGCAACGGTCAGCAAACCGTCGTCGAAGCCGGTggtgaaggaagaaaaaccttcCCTACCGCCTACTCCAGCAACGGTTAAGACGGAACCGCTAACGCAACCGGCCACCACCAAAATTTCGCCCAAGAAACAATCACCCAAAAAAGATACGAAAAAGGTCGTCAATGGGAAGGGATCCATTTCGTCGTTTTTCTCCTCCAAACCGGGCCAAACGGCAGCATCTAGTCAGGCGGCtagcaccagcaccatcatTAAGCAAGAAGCTGAGTCTCCCACTTCGGCAAGTTCACAGTCGACAACTTCACACAAGCAAACGAAACCCGCGAAAACCTCGGAACCAATTAAAGAACAGGAGAAAACACGAAAACGAACcatcaccgacgacgacgacgaagcgcGGTCGGATGAGGACAAGGACGTTATTCCCAGCACACCGCAGGAGGAAAAACGTGAAGGCAAAAAGCGCGCTGGAAAGCCGTTGCTAAAGCGGAAAAAGACGGCAAATCCATCGAAAAAATCACGCATCATGGAAATATGCGATTCGTCCAGCGACGACGAAATGAACGGTCGGGATGCGGCTGAGGAGAAGCGGAAGGAACGGTTGGTGGAGTTTGACGAGGAAATGGCCGAACCggaggtggaggaaaaacaaaagaggcCGTCGCCCGAGAAGCCGGTAGAGAACGATTCGAACAGTGCGAACCGTACGCGtggcaaagttaaaaaaatggtcACTAAAACATTCACGGATGATGATGGATATTTAA TTACGGTCAAAGAATGGGAAATGGTATCGGAAGACGAGTCGCAAGAAAATGGTACAGATAAAGAAACTGGTGTAGCCACCACCGCGACCGGTCCCGCTGCAAAGTCGAATAAGACACCCTCTCTCGGAAGTCAGACTAAAGCTCCGTCCGGTGAGAAGAAGGCAACACCTCCGACCCCAAAAACCAAGCAAGGATCAATAATGAGTTTTTTCGCGAAAAAGTAG